The Palleronia sp. THAF1 genome contains the following window.
ACCGAAGGATCGGGCATCTGCCACGCCTACGCACCGGACGGGCGGTGCATCAGCCTGCTGAAAATTCTGCTGACCAACTTCTGCATCTACGACTGCGCGTATTGCATCAACCGCGTGTCATCGAACGTCACGCGGGCGCGGTTCACGGTGGATGAGGTCGTGACGCTGACGACCGAATTCTACCGGCGCAATTACATCGAAGGGCTGTTCCTGTCGTCGGGGATCGTGCGCTCGCCAGATGAGACGATGCTCGAAATGGTACAAATTGCGCGCAAATTGCGGGTGGAGCATCGGTTCAAAGGGTATATCCACCTTAAAACCATCCCTGACGCCGACCCCGATCTGATCGCCGAGGCGGGCGCGCTAGCGGACCGTCTGTCCATCAACGTCGAACTGCCCACGGACGCCAGCGTGAAGGCCTATGCGCCCGAAAAGCACCCCGAAACCATCCGCAAGGCGATGGCGGATGTGCGGTTGCGCAAGGACGCGACCAAGGACCGGTCGCACACCGGCAAGCGGCCCCCGAAGTTCGCGCCCGCAGGCCAGTCCACGCAGATGATCGTGGGGGCCGATGGGTCCAACGATGCTGCTATTCTTGGGCAGTCGACGCGCCTTTACTCCAGCTACAAGCTGAAACGCGTCTACTATTCCGCCTTTTCGCCCATTCCCGACGCGACCGCCAAACTGCCGCTGATCCGTCCGCCGTTGGAGCGTGAGCATCGCTTGTATCAGGCCGACTGGCTGCTGCGATTCTACGGCTTCGGGTTGGACGAGATCACCGGCACGACCGCGGACGGTAACCTTGATCTGCAGATCGACCCGAAGCTGGCGTGGGCCTTGCAGAACCGCCATCACTTCCCGCTGGATGTGAACCGCGCCACGCGTGAGATGCTGCTGCGCGTTCCGGGCTTCGGCGTGAAGACGGTGAACCGCATCCTGACCTCTCGCCGGCACAGAAACTTGCGATATGAGGACCTTAACCGCATGGGGGCCAGTCTGAAGAAAGCGCGCGCCTTCATCACGGCGCAGGGCTGGTCGCCCGGCGCGCTGACCGACACGGCTGACCTGCGCGCGCGCTTCGCGCCGCCGCCCGAGCAGTTGAGCCTGTTCTGATGCCCACGATCCGGGTCCCCACGCGGAACACCGCGCAGGCTTGGAGAGACGCGGCGCGGGGGTTGGTGGCCGGTGGTGTGCCGCCAGAGGACGTGATCTGGCAGTATGGTGAATGCGCAGATGACCTGTTCGCCGAAGCGCCCACCGTCCCGCCAACGGGTGATTTGCGCGTACCGAAATCCTTCGTCGAGCTGACCCAGAACGTGTGCTGGCATGCCGATCCGGAACGGTTCGCCCGGCTGTATGCGCTGCTTTGGCGGCTGCGCGATACGCCCGGACTGATGTCCGACCGAGGGGATGCTGGGTTGGCAAAGCTGCGTGAGATGGAAAAGTCGGTCAATCGCGACAAGCACAAGATGAAAGCGTTCCTGCGCTTTCGCGAGATCGACGCGCTGAACGACACCCGCCGCCGCTTCGCCGCTTGGTTCGAGCCGTCGCACCATATCGTCGAGCCGCTGGCGGGCTTCTTCATGCGCCGGTTCGGAGACATGGATTGGGTGATCGTCACGCCCGATCTGACCGCGACGTTCACGGATGGGGACGTTGTCTTCTCGGACGGCCAGCCAAAGCCGCCCCTGCCCGAGGATGCGACGGAAGAGCTTTGGTCCACCTATTTCCGGAACATCTTCAATCCCGCGCGCCTGAAGATAAAGGCGATGCAGGCGGAGATGCCGAAGAAATACTGGAAGAACATGCCCGAAGCCGCGCTGATCCCGGAACTCATCGCCAGCGCAGAGACGCGGGTGCGGCAGATGCAGGCCAGCGCGCCGACGCTGCCGCCTGTGCGGGCCGCGAAGATTACGGAGCGACTGATGATGGACCAAGAAATGCCGCCCCCCGCCACCGATCTTGAGGCTTTGCGCCGCGATGCGGGCGGATGCACGCGCTGCCCGCTGTATTCGGATGCGACGCAGGTGGTGATGGGCGAAGGACCGTTGGACGCGCCGCTGATGATCGTCGGCGAACAGCCCGGCGATCAGGAGGATCTGGCGGGACGCCCCTTCGTCGGCCCTGCCGGGCAGCTCTTCGATCAGATCGCGGCAGAGGTTGGCCTGCCGCGTGACCGGGCCTTCGTGACGAACGCCGTCAAACATTTCAAATTCACCGCGCGCGGCAAGCGGCGCATCCACCAGAAGCCTGACGCTGGCGAAGTGCAGGCCTGCCGCTGGTGGCTCGACGCGGAACGCCAGCTGGTGAAACCCGGCTTGATTTTGGCGATGGGCGCGACGGCTGCAGGCGCGCTGACCGGGCGCGCGGCGGGCATCATGAACCGCCGCGGCACGTTCGAGGAAACGCCGGACGGCACGCCGGTCCTGCTGACACTGCACCCGTCCTACCTGCTGCGCGTCCCCAATGCCCAAGCGAAAGAAGCCGCTACCCGCGGCTTCCGCGCCGATCTGGCGCAGGCTGCCGATTGGTTGAAGGAGCATGCCGCATGACCGATGCAATCCACGTCACTGTTCAGGGCCGCGTTCAAGGCGTCGGCTTTCGCGCCTGGACGCAACGCACGGCCCGCGATCTTGGCCTGACGGGATGGGTGCGCAATCGCGACGACGGCAGCGTCGAGGCGGTTTTCGAAGGCGATAGCGAATCGCTGCGCAAGATGCAGGAGGCGCTGCGTAAAGGCCCCGCGCCGTCCAAGGTCGCTGACGTGTCGGCACGCGATACCGAAACCGCGGGCGCTGTGGATTTTCAGATACGCTAGCCGCGCCCGGCGATTTCGTGATTTGGGCCGCGCGCTACCTCGTGTTAACTAGTTGTGGGCAGAATGACCGGGATAACCCGGCGCCGAACCATCAAGCTACGAGGCATAGCGATGACAAAATTTATCACCCTGACACTGACCGGGATTCTTCTGGCAGGCACCGTTCACGCTGGCGCCATCGAGCGTGCGTGCAAGCGATCCGACCGCGCGGCGGGCAAGCAGGCGCTGTGCAGCTGCATTCAGCAGGTCGCGGACGTGACGCTGGACCGTCGCGATCAGCGGCTGGCGGCCAAGTTCTTCCGCGATCCACACATGGCGCAGGAAATTCGCCAGTCCGACCGCTCGAACCATGAAGTGTTCTGGAAGAAGTACCGCGCCTTCGGCAGCGCCGCAGAGAATTACTGCAGCTGATCCAGCAGCCCATCGGCAGCGCGTTCGATCAGCCGCAGTGCGCCGTCGAAATCGCGGGTGTGATAGGGGTCGGGCACGTCTTGCCCTGCATCCCCCGCGAACGGCGCAAGCAGGCGCACCGGGGTCTTGTTCCCGGTCGGGCGCAGCGCCTCTACATCCCGCTGGTTCTGTCGATCCGTCACGAGGATAAGGTCGAACCGCGCGAAGTCATCCGGGCCAACCTGCCGCGCGCGCAGATCGGACAGGTCATATCCGGCCTCCCGCGCCGCCGCGATCATCGGACCGTAGGGCGGATTGCCGATATGCCAGTCGCCCGTTCCAGCGCTATCGATCTGCCAATCCAACCCACGCGATTCGGCCTTCGCGCGCAGCACGGCTTCGGCGCTGGGTGAGCGGCAGATGTTTCCAAGACAGACGACGAGGATACGCATGACCTGGAACCTAGCCGATCAACTACCGCAGTCGAGCCGCGAATGATCTTCGTTCTGACCGGTGCGGGTCTGTCTGCCGAAAGCGGCCTTGGCACCTTTCGCGACGAAGGCGGGCTGTGGACGCAGTACGATCTGTCAGAGGTGGCGACGCCCGAAGGCTTCGCCGCCGATCCCGAAAAGGTGTTGGCGTTCTACAACGCACGCCGCGCCAATGCCGACAGCGCGACGCCCAACGCAGCGCACACCGCTCTCGCACGGTTGTCCCAGCAGACGCAGACCGCGCTGGTCACACAGAACGTCGATAGCCTGCTGGAAGCGGCGGGTGCGCGCGACGTAATCCACATGCACGGCCAGCTTGACTGGGCGCTGTGTGCGGGATGCGGTGCACGATGGGACGCACCTGCGGTGATGCAGGTCAGCGATCCCTGCCCCGCATGCGCAGCCAAAGCGACCCGGCCCGATGTCGTCTGGTTCGGGGAAATGCCCTACCACATGGACCGGATCGAAAACGCCTTGTCGGCTGCCGATCTCTTCGTCGCCATCGGCACAAGCGGAACGGTCTATCCCGCTGCAGGCTTCGTAGAGATGGCGCGCGCTTATGGCATCGAGACGCTGGAACTGAACCTGGAGCCCAGCGGCGGGCGGTTCGACGATGGCCTCTACGGCCCCGCAACCGACATCGTGCCAGATTGGGTGGATCGCGTACTCACGGCCTGAAAACGCCGAAAGCCCCGCTGACAGCGAGGCTTCGGCAATACGTCACATCAAGGCGATCAGGCTGCGGTTGCAGCTTTCTCGATCTCTTTCTTGATCTTCAGCGCACGCGCGCTCAGCTCGTCGGCCTTGGCTTTCGCCATGAAGCCGTCAAGGCCACCGCGGTGATCCACGGTGCGCAGGGCAGCGGCGGAAATCCGCAGCTTCACGGTGCGGCCCAGCACTTCCGACATCAGCGTGACGTCGTTCAGGTTGGGCAGATAGCGACGCCGCGTCTTATTGTTGGCGTGGCTTACGTTGTTGCCCGTCATGGGGCCTTTGCCGGTCAGTTCGCAAACGCGCGACATGGGCTGATCCTCGCAGTCATGTCCGGGCGAAAGTCGCCGGGACGGGAATGGGTTTGAGTTGACGCGCGATAAGGTATGAGACGCGGGGCGTCAAGCGAAGCCGGGCGTCAATCGCGTTGTTCGGGGAACAGTCTCGCCAGCATCTCTGCCGCAGCGGCGGCAGGCGCGGTCTCTCCGCGGCCTACTGCATCGCCCAGCCGGTCCATCGCCGCGCGGGTATCCGCATCGGCCGTCAGCCGCCGCATCAGCCCCTGCCGCACGCCATCCTCGAACCAGTGGCGGTTTTGCGCGGCACGGGTACGGTCCCAATGGCCGGTCTTGCGGCGATGGTCCGCAAGCGTGGTCATCGCCTCCCACGCGCCGTCCAGCCCCGCGCCAGACACCGCCGATACCGCGAGCGCCTTGGGAAAATCGTCCGGATCGCCGTCACGCCGCCGCATCAGCCGCAGCGCGCCCTGATAATCCGCGCGCGTGGCCTGCGCGGGGCCGACCATCGCGCCATCGGCCTTGTTTACAAGGATCAGGTCAGCGATCTCCATGATGCCGCGCTTGACGCCCTGCAACTCGTCGCCGCCGCCCGGCGCCAGCAGCAGCACGAAAAGATCGGTCATTTGGGCGACCATCGTCTCTGATTGGCCCACGCCGACGGTTTCCACGATCACCACATCGAACCCCGCCGCTTCGCACAGGGCGATGGCCTCTCGCGTGCGGCGCGCGACGCCGCCGAGTTCGGTCTGGCTTGGAGAGGGGCGGATAAAGGCGTTCGGATCACGCGACAGCAGGTCCATCCGCGTCTTGTCACCCAGAATCGAGCCGCCTGTGCGCGACGAAGACGGGTCCACCGCCAGCACGGCAACCCGCTGACCCGCGCCCGTGCGTTGCAGGCCGAACGCCTCGATGAAGGTCGATTTCCCGACACCCGGCGTTCCCGACAGCCCGATTCGCACGGCCTGCCGGTCGGGATCGGTCACCGCTTCCAACAGCGCGATCGCGTCCGCCCGGTGATCCGCACGCGACGATTCGACCAGCGTGATCCCGCGCGACAGGGCGCGGCGGTCGCCGTTCCTGATCCCCTGTGCCATCGCCTTCATATCCATGCCCGCTTGATGCCCGCGCGGGGCTGGGATTGTCCAGCGCCCGCCTGTAGTTCGGACACCATGGACCTGCCAATCGATGCCGTACTGGACGACCTGCGCGCCGCCGTCGCGGCATCAGGCCGTGCCGTGCTGCAAGCCCCACCCGGTGCGGGCAAGACGACCCGCGTGCCGCTGGCGCTGCTTGGCCAGATCACGGGCCGAATCGTCATGCTGGAGCCGCGCCGTCTTGCCGCCCGCGCCGCCGCCGAGCGCATGGCCGCCACGCTGGGCGAGCCTGTGGGGCAGACGGTCGGTTACGCCGTGCGGGGCGAGCGCGTCGTGTCCGACGCCACGCGGATCGAGGTCGTCACCGAAGGCATCCTGACCCGCCGCCTGCAACGCGACCCTGGATTGGACGGCATCGGCTGCGTGATCTTCGACGAGTTCCACGAGCGCTCCTTGAACGCCGATCTGGGGTTGGCGCTTGTGTGGGAGGTGCGCCAAGCCCTGCGCCCCAATCTGGCGGTGGTGGTCATGTCGGCCACCTTGGATGCAGGGCCGGTGGCCGCATTGCTGGACGACGCGCCCGTGATCACAAGCGCGGGACGCGCCTTTCCTGTGACCCCGCGCTGGCTGGATCGCCCCGTGCCCAAAGCCACTCGGTTCGACGCTGCGATGGCCGATCTGATCGCGCAGGCGGTGGCAGAGGAAGACGGCGGCGTGCTGGCCTTTCTGCCGGGGGAAGGAGAAATCAGGCGTGTCGCATCCCGCCTGAACCTGCCGGGGGTCGAGGTCCGACCGCTTTTCGGCGCGCTCCCCTTCGCCGAGCAACGCGCGGCCATCGCGCCATCGCGGGGGCGCAAGGTCGTTCTGACGACCGCCATCGCGGAAACCTCGCTGACCATCGAGGACGTGCGGATCGTCGTGGACGGCGGTCTGGCCCGCCGCGCGCGGTTCGATCCCGGATCGGGAATGACGCGGCTGGTGACGGAACGGGTCAGCCGGGCAGAGGCGACGCAACGTGCGGGGCGCGCGGGCCGTGTCGCACCCGGAACGGCGTTGAAGCTGTGGACCAAGGGCGAAGACGGCGCTTTGCCCGCCTTCGCCCCGCCGGAGATCGAGGCGGCGGACCTGACCGCGCTGGCCTTGGAACTGGCGCTGTGGGGCGATCCCATGGGCACCGCGTTGCCCTTTCTAACCCCGCTACCAGAGGGCACGCTGGCAGAGGCGCGGGCGCTTCTGACCGATCTGGGTGCCCTGGACGGAGGCGGCATCACCGAGCACGGACGCGCCTTGGTGGCGATGCCGCTGCACCCCCGACTTGCACATATGCTGCAAATCGGAGGGTCTGACGCGGCTGATCTGGCGGCAATCTTGTCAGAACGCGATATTCTTTGGGATCGCGGCGCGGACCTCTCGCTGCGCCTGCGCGCCCTTCGGGACCCCCGCGCCTTCAACGCACCGCAGCCCGCCGTTCAGCGCATCAGGCAAGAGGCCAAACGTCTGCGCCGGTTCGGCAAGGGCGACGGGGCCCTCACCACCGCTCAGCACGCCGCTCTCGCCTATCCCGACCGGATCGGACTGCGGCGCGCGGGTGACGCGCCACGCTGGCTTCTGTCGGGCGGCAAAGGGGCGAAGATGGCCGAGGGCGATCCGATGGCTTCCCGGCGCCTGATCGTTGTGACCGACACCGACGGCCACCCGCGCGAAGCGACGATCCGGCAGGCCATCGCCATATCCGAGACAGAGTTGCGCGCCGTCCATGCGGACCGGATCGGTTGGCATGACGTCTGCGAATGGTCCCGCCGCGACGGGCGCGTGATCGCCCGCCAACAGGAACGGCTGGGTGCCATCGCGCTGGACGACCGCACATGGCCCGACGCGCCGCCCGACGCCATCGCGCGCGCAATGCTGGACGGCGTGCGCGAACAGCCCCTGCCCCTGCCCGCGCCCGTCAAACGCTTCCTGTCCCGTGTCGCACTTCTGGACCTGTTCCCGACCGACGAAGACGCGCTGAAAGACAGCGCCGAAACGTGGCTTCTGCCCTTCCTGACCGGCGTCAAAACCACCGAAGACTGGCGGCGCTTTGACTTGCTGCCTGCCTTGCAGGCCCGCCTGTCTTACGCCGATCAGCGCCGTCTGGAGGACGAAGCCCCCTCTCATCTGCTGACCCCGCTGGGCCGACGCGTGCCCATCGACTACGGCGGAGAGGCGCCGCAGGTCAGCATACGCGTGCAGGAACTCTACGGCATGACCCGCCACCCCACCGTTGCAGGAGCACCGCTGCGGCTGGACCTGCTGTCGCCCGCCAATCGCTCTGTGCAGGTGACGCAGGACTTGCCGGGCTTCTGGACGGGCAGCTATGCCGACGTGGCAAAGGACATGCGCGCGCGCTACCCCCGTCATCCCTGGCCCGACGATCCCACGCAGGCCGATCCCACACTGCGCGCCAAGCGCCGAAAGGACTGAACATGACCCTTCTGGAACAGGTCGCCGACCAACTGGCCCAAGAGACAATCGCGAAGATCGACGCCGGCGCGGAAGAGGAACTGGTGCGCCGCGTGGCCGAGGCCATCGCCAACGCCAGCCAGACGATGGAAGAAGCCTACCTGACCTGCATCCGCATCCGCCGCGCCGAATCTCGCGCCAAGGCCGTGCTCGCAGGCGTCTGACCCTTCATCGTTCTGCAAATACCGCGGGGTGAGGCGCACAGCGCCGAGGGGCAGAGCCCCTAGTCCCGCCGATCCAACCGCCGCTCGATCGCTTCCAGCCGCTCCAGCACCGCATCGCGGTAAGTCTCTGTGGCGGCGACGGATTCCTCTTCATGCGCGGACTGCATCGAATTGACGATCAGACCCACGATCAGGTTCACGACAGCGAAGGTCGTCACCATGATGAAGGGCACGAAAAACGCCCAGGCATAGGGGTAGGCTTCCATCACGGGGCGCACGATGCCCATGGACCATGATTCCAGCGTCATGATCTGGAACAAGGTGTAAGCCGACAGCCCCAGATCGCCGAACCACTCGGGAAACGCCGCGCCGAAGAGCTTGGTGGCGATCACGGCGGCAATGTAGAAGATCAGCGCCATCAGCAGGAAGACGCTGGCCATGCCCGGCAGGGCGGACAGGAAGCCTTCGATCACCCGCCGCAGGCGCGGCGCGTTCGAGACGACGCGCAGCACCCGCAAGATGCGCAGGGCGCGCAGCACCGACAGCCCGCCCGATGACGGGGCCAGCGCAATGCCTACGACGATGAAATCGAAGATGTTCCAGCCCGACCGGAAGAACGCCAGCCGGTAGGCATACAGCTTCGCCGCCAATTCAACGACGAAGATCGATAAGCAGACGGTGTCCAGCGCGACGATCAGCGTGCCGAAACGGGCCATCAGCGCGGGCGACGTCTCCATCCCCAGAAGCACCGCATTCACCACGATCACGGCGGTGATCGCGTTGCGCGTGGTGTCACGGTCGAGGATGGATTTGATGCGATCGCGCAGGGTCATAAGGTGCGGTTTAGCCAAGCGCGCGCTGTCGTCAACGCGTGTCGGCTTGCACGCCGATCAAGCTGACGACATAGCTGCACGCGAACCGCGAAGGAACGCACCATGGCCCGCCCCGTCCGCCTGATCTCCGGCTTCGTGACCGTCGGCGCCTGGACCTTCCTGTCGCGCATCTTCGGTTTCGCCCGCGACATCCTGATCGCTGCCTTCTTGGGCGCGGGGCCGGTGGCAGAAGCGTTCCTTGTGGCCTTCGCCCTGCCCAACATGTTCCGCCGTTTCTTTGCGGAAGGTGCGTTCAACACCGCCTTCGTGCCGATGTTTTCGAAACGGCTGGAATCGGGCGAGAATCCGCAGGGTTTTGCACAGGACGCCTTTGCCGGGCTGGCGACGGTGCTGATCGTCTTCACCGTCATCGCGCAAGTGGCTATGCCCGCGCTGGTCTTCGCAATGGCGTCGGGCTTTGCGGAGGATAATCGCTTCGACCTAGCGGTTCTGTATGGGCGCATCTGTTTTCCCTATATCGTGCTGATCTCTCTGGCGGCCTTGCTGTCGGGCGTGCTGAACGCGGCGGGGCGTTTCGTGGCCGCCGCCGCCGCGCCGGTTCTGTTGAACATCGCGCTGGTCGGTGCGCTGCTGCTGGGCGACGCGGTGGGCTGGCCGCCTGGCCTGACGCTGGTGTGGACGGTGCCTGTCGGCGGCATCCTGCAACTGGCCGTGGTGTGGATCGCAGCATCCCGCGCGGGCTTCACGCTGATCCCCCGCCTGCCCCGCCTGACGCCAGAGATGAAGCGGTTGGGCACCATCATGGGCCCCGCGATGCTGGCGGGCGGCGTCGTGCAAGTGAACCTGCTGGTGGGCCGTCAGGTCGCGTCCTTCTTCGACGGGGCCATCGCGTGGCTGTCCTACGCGGACCGTCTGTATCAACTGCCGCTCGGCGTTGTCGGCATCGCCATCGGCGTGGTGCTGTTGCCCGACCTGTCCCGCCGCCTGCGCGCATCGGACGATGCTGGCGGGCGCGATGCGCTGTCCCGCGCGGCAGAGTTCGCGCTGGTGCTGACGGTGCCCTGCACCATCGCCTTCCTCGTGATCCCCATGCCGCTGGTCGCGACACTCTTCCAGCGCGGTGCCTTCGATGCCGACGATACCGCCGCCACCGCGCTGGTGCTGGCCGTCTACGGGTTGGGCCTGCCCGCCTTCGTGCTGCAGAAGGTCTGGCAGCCGCTTTACTTCGCCCGCGAAGACACCCGCACGCCGTTCCGCTTCGCGCTGGTGGCCTTGGTCGTGAACGCCGTCGTTGCCATAGCCCTTGCCCCGGTGATCGGCTTCATCGCCGCCGCCCTAGGCACGACCGTGGCCGCGTGGTTCATGGCGATTCAATTGATCCTTGGCGCGCGCCGCATGGGAGAAGTCGCCAGCCCCGACGACCGCTTTCGCCGCCGCTGGCCCCGCATCGTCGCGGCATCGGTGCTGATGGGCGTGGTGGTCTGGGTCGCGAACGTGGCTCTGGCCCCGCTGTTCGTGGACGGTTGGAAGTTCCTCGCCCTCGCGATCCTTGTCGCGACCGGCATCGTATCGTTCTTCGGCGCGGGGCAGTTGCTGGGCGCGGTGTCGTTCCGCGAACTGCGCGGAACGGTCCGCCGCTAGCGATTGCGCAGCTTTTGAAGCACCCGACTCCACCCGCCCGGCGACACGACGAAGGACAGAAGGAAGCCCGCCGCGAAGCCAGCGATATCGGCGATCCAGTCCAGCCCGCCGCCGAACAGCAAGCCGAACGCAAGCTGGATGCCCAGCAGGAACGCGATCAGCGTGAAGGCCCGGATGCGCTGTTCACCCATGGCGCCAAGACCGGTCCACAGCAGGAACGTATAGGCGCCGATCAGCCCGTAGACTGCCGGGTAGCCGCCCACCAAGGCGGTGCGCACGCCGGGAATCGCGCCGTAGACCAGTGCGCCGGTCACCGCGGACACGACCCAGATCGCCAGCACGGGCAGCGGGCCGAAAGACTCTGACACCATCTTGCCCAGCGCCAGCAGGAACACCGCGACGAAAAGCAGGTGCGTGAAGCCCAAGTGGACGAACGAGTAGCTGACCAGCCGCAGCAACTCGCGCGGCGGGAACTGACCGGTGTCCCACATCCGCTCCCACAGTTGCGGCGAGAAGGCGAAAGCGTTGAGCGCGTCGATCCGCAGGCCCACGCCGCTCGCGCCCCCGATGATCCCGACGCGACCCGCTTGGAAGATCAGTTCGATGGCGCAGATGGCAATCGTCAGCGCGACCACCACGGGGGGCAGCGCGTTGAAGGGAGAGGCATTGTGGTCGTGCATCGACATGGGGCTTCCTTGACGGGTTACGGCCCCCTCGGTAAGCGAGCGCAACCACCGATGAAAGCCCCGATCCCCATGCCTGAAGCCAAGTTCACCCCCCGCGTCTTCTCTGGCATCCAGCCGTCCGGCCACCTGACGCTGGGCAATTACCTTGGCGCGATCCGCCGTTTCGTGGACATGCAGGATCAGGGCAGCTTCCAGAACATCTACTGCATGGTCGACCTGCACGCGATCACCGTCTGGCAGGACCCAGCGGACCTTGCGCGCAATACCCGAGAGCTTGCGGCGGGCTTCATCGCGTCCGGCATCGACCCCGAGAAGTCCATCCTTATCAACCAATCGCAGGTGCCGGAGCACGCGCAGCTTGCGTGGATCTTCAACTGCGTGGCGCGCATGGGCTGGATGGGCCGGATGACCCAGTGGAAGGACAAGGCCGGCAAGAACGCCGAGGCTGCATCATTGGGCCTGTTCGCCTACCCTGCCCTGATGGCCGCGGACATCCTGCTGTACCACGCGACCCACGTGCCCGTGGGCGAGGACCAGAAGCAGCATCTGGAGCTGACGCGCGACATCGCCGCGAAGTTCAACAACGATTACGGTGTGGACTTCTTCCCGCTGACAGAGCCTGTGATCGAGGGGGCGGCCACCCGCGTCATGTCCCTGCGTGACGGGACCAAGAAGATGTCGAAGTCCGACCCATCGGACGCGTCGCGCATCAACCTGACGGACGACGCCGACACGATCGCCAAGAAAATCCGCAAGGCCAAGACCGACCCTGAACCGCTGCCGTCCGAGTACGACGGCCTGAAGGACCGACCCGAGGCCCGCAACCTTGTGAACATCTACGCTGCCCTGTCGGACCAGACCGTTGAGCAGGTGATGGCCGACCACGGCGGATCGCAATTCGGCCAGTTCAAGCCTGCCTTGGCGGACCTTGCTGTCGCGAAGCTGTCACCCATCACCGAAGAGATGGGCCGCCTGATGCAGGACACGGCAGAGATCGACCGCGTGCTGGCCCGTGGATCGGAACGCGCACGAGAGATCGCGTCGCCGATCCTGGCGAAAACCTATGAGATCGTCGGGATGGTGCGTTAGATGTCGGATGCGGTAAACTTGGCCGACAAGCTGTCGACGTTTGCGAACCATTGGAGCCCGAAGATTGTCGCCGGGTTCAACGGCTGCGACGTGATGGTGGTCAAGGCGCTGGGGGCATTCACCTGGCACAGCCACCCGGACACCGACGATTTCTTTCTGGTCCTCAAGGGCCGCCTGAGGATCGAGATGCGCGACGGCGATGTGACGCTGGGCCCCGGTGAGCTTTATGTCGTGCCGAAAGGCGTCGAGCATCGCCCCGTGGCCGAGGAAGAGGTTCATCTACTGCTGATCGAGCCCGCCGGCACGCCGAACACGGGCGACACCGCCACCGCGGCCCGCAAGGATACAATCTAGCCCCGGCCTAACCCCCGAGCGGCGTAGCGACGATAGACACGGGCCACGGCGCGTCGGTGCCGCTGGTCCACAGGGTCTCCCCCTCAGGCTTGCCCAGACCCACGGCGATGCCGTCGTCCCCTGCGCGTCGGGTCAGCTGCGTGCCGTCCCACGTGGCCGTGCCATGGGCAAAAAGGTCGGGCCTATCACGGCGTAGGGCCAGTAGGGTGCGGATCAGGTCCGCCTTGCGGTCGGCGTGGGTCTCTCCGTTCGGCAGGGCCTTCAGCGCGTCCCAATCGGGCGTGCGGCGGTTGTCGGGGTCGGTGAGTTGCAGCAGCGTGCCCTCTGCGCCCTGATAGATGTCGGGCATGCCCGGCCAGCATAGGCGCAGCGCGGTTTCGGCCAGCGACAGCCCCTCGCCCAGCTTGCACAGGTTCAGCAGCGTATCGGGACGGCGAGAGTCCCAGTCGGCGAGCAAGGCGCGGACGAAGTCTTGTATCCGGCCCTCG
Protein-coding sequences here:
- the hrpB gene encoding ATP-dependent helicase HrpB, with the protein product MDLPIDAVLDDLRAAVAASGRAVLQAPPGAGKTTRVPLALLGQITGRIVMLEPRRLAARAAAERMAATLGEPVGQTVGYAVRGERVVSDATRIEVVTEGILTRRLQRDPGLDGIGCVIFDEFHERSLNADLGLALVWEVRQALRPNLAVVVMSATLDAGPVAALLDDAPVITSAGRAFPVTPRWLDRPVPKATRFDAAMADLIAQAVAEEDGGVLAFLPGEGEIRRVASRLNLPGVEVRPLFGALPFAEQRAAIAPSRGRKVVLTTAIAETSLTIEDVRIVVDGGLARRARFDPGSGMTRLVTERVSRAEATQRAGRAGRVAPGTALKLWTKGEDGALPAFAPPEIEAADLTALALELALWGDPMGTALPFLTPLPEGTLAEARALLTDLGALDGGGITEHGRALVAMPLHPRLAHMLQIGGSDAADLAAILSERDILWDRGADLSLRLRALRDPRAFNAPQPAVQRIRQEAKRLRRFGKGDGALTTAQHAALAYPDRIGLRRAGDAPRWLLSGGKGAKMAEGDPMASRRLIVVTDTDGHPREATIRQAIAISETELRAVHADRIGWHDVCEWSRRDGRVIARQQERLGAIALDDRTWPDAPPDAIARAMLDGVREQPLPLPAPVKRFLSRVALLDLFPTDEDALKDSAETWLLPFLTGVKTTEDWRRFDLLPALQARLSYADQRRLEDEAPSHLLTPLGRRVPIDYGGEAPQVSIRVQELYGMTRHPTVAGAPLRLDLLSPANRSVQVTQDLPGFWTGSYADVAKDMRARYPRHPWPDDPTQADPTLRAKRRKD
- a CDS encoding ion transporter, yielding MTLRDRIKSILDRDTTRNAITAVIVVNAVLLGMETSPALMARFGTLIVALDTVCLSIFVVELAAKLYAYRLAFFRSGWNIFDFIVVGIALAPSSGGLSVLRALRILRVLRVVSNAPRLRRVIEGFLSALPGMASVFLLMALIFYIAAVIATKLFGAAFPEWFGDLGLSAYTLFQIMTLESWSMGIVRPVMEAYPYAWAFFVPFIMVTTFAVVNLIVGLIVNSMQSAHEEESVAATETYRDAVLERLEAIERRLDRRD
- the murJ gene encoding murein biosynthesis integral membrane protein MurJ; the protein is MARPVRLISGFVTVGAWTFLSRIFGFARDILIAAFLGAGPVAEAFLVAFALPNMFRRFFAEGAFNTAFVPMFSKRLESGENPQGFAQDAFAGLATVLIVFTVIAQVAMPALVFAMASGFAEDNRFDLAVLYGRICFPYIVLISLAALLSGVLNAAGRFVAAAAAPVLLNIALVGALLLGDAVGWPPGLTLVWTVPVGGILQLAVVWIAASRAGFTLIPRLPRLTPEMKRLGTIMGPAMLAGGVVQVNLLVGRQVASFFDGAIAWLSYADRLYQLPLGVVGIAIGVVLLPDLSRRLRASDDAGGRDALSRAAEFALVLTVPCTIAFLVIPMPLVATLFQRGAFDADDTAATALVLAVYGLGLPAFVLQKVWQPLYFAREDTRTPFRFALVALVVNAVVAIALAPVIGFIAAALGTTVAAWFMAIQLILGARRMGEVASPDDRFRRRWPRIVAASVLMGVVVWVANVALAPLFVDGWKFLALAILVATGIVSFFGAGQLLGAVSFRELRGTVRR
- a CDS encoding rhomboid family intramembrane serine protease — translated: MHDHNASPFNALPPVVVALTIAICAIELIFQAGRVGIIGGASGVGLRIDALNAFAFSPQLWERMWDTGQFPPRELLRLVSYSFVHLGFTHLLFVAVFLLALGKMVSESFGPLPVLAIWVVSAVTGALVYGAIPGVRTALVGGYPAVYGLIGAYTFLLWTGLGAMGEQRIRAFTLIAFLLGIQLAFGLLFGGGLDWIADIAGFAAGFLLSFVVSPGGWSRVLQKLRNR
- the trpS gene encoding tryptophan--tRNA ligase; this translates as MPEAKFTPRVFSGIQPSGHLTLGNYLGAIRRFVDMQDQGSFQNIYCMVDLHAITVWQDPADLARNTRELAAGFIASGIDPEKSILINQSQVPEHAQLAWIFNCVARMGWMGRMTQWKDKAGKNAEAASLGLFAYPALMAADILLYHATHVPVGEDQKQHLELTRDIAAKFNNDYGVDFFPLTEPVIEGAATRVMSLRDGTKKMSKSDPSDASRINLTDDADTIAKKIRKAKTDPEPLPSEYDGLKDRPEARNLVNIYAALSDQTVEQVMADHGGSQFGQFKPALADLAVAKLSPITEEMGRLMQDTAEIDRVLARGSERAREIASPILAKTYEIVGMVR